In the Brucella anthropi ATCC 49188 genome, one interval contains:
- a CDS encoding helicase-related protein: MNQLPAHDLPLTLSGRDVTAVLGPTNTGKTHLAIERMLSHGSGMIGLPLRLLAREVYNRVVERVGAANVALVTGEEKIVPPGARYSVCTVEAMPRRTDVAFVAIDEVQLAGDLERGHIFTDRILHLRGRQETLLLGAGTMRGILEKLLRGINVVTRPRLSHLAYAGAKKITRLPNRSAIVAFSADEVYAIAELIRRQRGGAAVVMGALSPRTRNAQVELYQSGDVDFLVATDAIGMGLNLDVDHVAFAQNRKFDGYQFRDLTPAEVGQIAGRAGRHLRDGTFGVTGQVHPFDEELVERVEAHNFDPVKVLQWRTARFDFSSLDSLRYSLETPAPIEGLAKALPAVDQQALENLSKDEEIVRLAKTPARIELLWDACALPDYRKIAPAQHADIIATIYQDLVRRGSVDEDYMSEQVRRADSTEGEIDTLSHRVAQIRTWTFVSHRPGWLADPTHWQEKTREIEDRLSDALHERLTKRFVDRRTSVLMRRLRENAMLEAEISPAGDVIVEGHNVGQLEGFRFTADVQAEGPDAKAVKSAAQKALAAEFERRAERFAAAPNGDFALGSDGVMRWVGATVATLVAGDDLLKPRAVILADEQLTGAARDKVAARIERFVAHHIETILKPLTDLAAADALTGMTRGLAFQIVENLGILPRRDVAEEVRGLDQDSRAALRRLGVRFGAYHVFMPMLLKPAPAGLITLLWALKNDGRERAGYGDVVNVLAAGRTSVVVDPAFDPMFYRLAGYRVLGRRAVRIDILERLADLIRPALAWRPGSGARPDGAYDGGRFIVTPAMMSILGATTDDMEEILKSLGYRHEAMEAAAVTAKLAELDAFAAEAAVKEIGASPVAAAEKPAVPAAEPVPAPVVVAETETEAKAEEAPVAAEAAPAGETAEAAAEEPKPVLLWRQGRFEGRNRNQDQNRQRQNRGNQNRGHQNRDQGGEARKSEGGADQQARNDRGGKRFDKQKRHDGEGKREGSKGDFRGGNQRQPKRDHGHQGGKRVEQERPVRIDPDSPFAKLLALKEQMKK; the protein is encoded by the coding sequence ATGAACCAACTCCCTGCCCATGATTTGCCGCTGACCTTGAGTGGCCGCGATGTGACTGCGGTACTTGGGCCGACCAATACCGGCAAAACGCATCTGGCCATCGAACGCATGCTGTCGCATGGAAGCGGGATGATCGGCCTGCCGCTGCGCCTTCTGGCGCGCGAGGTCTATAACCGCGTGGTGGAACGGGTCGGGGCGGCCAATGTCGCGCTGGTCACGGGTGAGGAAAAGATCGTGCCGCCTGGCGCGCGCTATTCCGTCTGCACGGTCGAGGCCATGCCGCGCCGCACTGATGTGGCTTTTGTGGCTATCGATGAAGTGCAGCTCGCCGGTGATCTGGAACGCGGGCATATATTCACCGACCGCATCCTGCATTTGCGGGGACGGCAGGAGACGCTCCTGCTTGGCGCTGGGACGATGCGCGGCATTCTGGAAAAGCTCTTGCGCGGCATCAATGTGGTAACGCGTCCGCGCCTGTCGCATCTGGCCTATGCTGGGGCCAAGAAGATTACCCGCCTGCCGAACCGTTCCGCCATTGTCGCCTTTTCTGCCGACGAGGTTTATGCGATTGCTGAACTGATCCGCCGCCAGCGCGGTGGTGCTGCGGTGGTCATGGGCGCGCTCAGTCCGCGCACGCGCAATGCGCAGGTAGAGCTTTACCAGTCGGGTGACGTCGATTTTCTGGTGGCGACCGATGCCATCGGCATGGGGCTCAATCTGGATGTTGACCATGTCGCCTTTGCGCAGAACCGCAAATTCGACGGTTATCAGTTCCGCGATCTGACGCCTGCCGAAGTTGGGCAGATAGCCGGGCGCGCTGGACGTCATCTGCGTGACGGCACATTCGGTGTGACCGGGCAGGTGCATCCATTCGACGAAGAACTGGTCGAACGGGTGGAAGCGCATAATTTCGATCCGGTGAAAGTTCTGCAGTGGCGCACGGCGCGTTTCGACTTTTCATCGCTCGATTCTCTGCGGTATTCTCTGGAAACGCCCGCACCGATTGAAGGATTGGCCAAGGCTTTGCCTGCCGTTGATCAACAAGCGCTTGAAAATTTGTCGAAAGACGAAGAGATTGTGCGGCTCGCCAAGACACCGGCACGCATCGAGCTTTTGTGGGACGCCTGCGCGCTGCCCGATTATCGCAAGATCGCGCCGGCGCAGCATGCCGATATCATTGCAACCATCTACCAGGATCTTGTCCGCCGAGGGAGCGTCGATGAAGATTATATGAGCGAACAGGTGCGCCGCGCCGATAGCACAGAGGGGGAAATTGACACCCTGTCGCATCGTGTGGCGCAAATTCGAACCTGGACTTTTGTGTCGCACAGGCCGGGATGGCTTGCCGATCCGACACACTGGCAGGAAAAGACGCGCGAAATTGAGGACAGATTGTCCGACGCGCTGCATGAAAGGTTGACGAAACGCTTTGTAGACCGCAGGACAAGCGTGCTTATGAGGCGCCTGAGAGAGAATGCCATGCTTGAAGCAGAAATCAGCCCGGCCGGAGACGTGATTGTCGAAGGCCACAATGTCGGGCAACTGGAAGGATTCCGTTTTACCGCTGACGTTCAGGCCGAGGGGCCGGACGCCAAGGCGGTGAAGTCGGCTGCACAAAAGGCGCTGGCCGCCGAGTTCGAACGTCGCGCGGAGCGCTTTGCTGCCGCGCCGAATGGCGATTTCGCGCTGGGCTCGGACGGCGTTATGCGCTGGGTTGGTGCAACGGTCGCAACGCTGGTTGCGGGCGATGACCTGCTGAAGCCGCGCGCGGTGATCCTGGCCGACGAACAGCTTACCGGAGCGGCGCGTGACAAGGTTGCCGCGCGTATTGAACGTTTCGTCGCTCATCATATCGAAACCATTCTGAAGCCGCTCACCGATCTGGCTGCCGCCGATGCTCTGACCGGCATGACCCGCGGTCTTGCATTCCAGATCGTCGAGAATCTCGGCATTCTCCCGCGCCGCGATGTGGCAGAGGAAGTGCGCGGACTCGATCAGGATTCGCGTGCGGCGCTCCGTCGTCTCGGCGTGCGTTTCGGTGCCTATCACGTCTTCATGCCCATGCTGCTGAAGCCCGCTCCGGCTGGCCTCATCACGCTGCTCTGGGCGCTGAAGAACGATGGCCGCGAACGTGCCGGTTATGGCGATGTCGTGAACGTGCTGGCCGCTGGTCGCACTTCGGTCGTCGTCGATCCGGCTTTCGATCCGATGTTCTACCGTCTGGCAGGCTATCGTGTGCTGGGCCGTCGCGCTGTGCGCATCGATATTCTGGAACGTCTTGCCGATCTCATTCGCCCGGCGCTTGCCTGGCGTCCGGGTTCCGGTGCGCGTCCGGATGGCGCTTATGACGGCGGACGTTTCATCGTCACGCCTGCCATGATGTCGATTCTCGGTGCGACAACCGACGACATGGAAGAAATCCTGAAGAGCCTTGGCTATCGTCACGAGGCCATGGAAGCCGCTGCGGTCACGGCGAAGCTCGCCGAACTGGATGCTTTTGCGGCTGAAGCTGCAGTCAAGGAAATTGGCGCTTCGCCGGTCGCAGCGGCTGAGAAACCTGCCGTGCCAGCGGCTGAACCTGTGCCTGCACCGGTTGTTGTCGCTGAAACGGAAACTGAAGCCAAAGCGGAAGAAGCTCCGGTGGCTGCAGAAGCCGCACCGGCAGGTGAAACCGCAGAAGCGGCGGCTGAAGAGCCAAAGCCTGTTCTTCTGTGGCGTCAGGGTCGTTTCGAAGGCCGCAACCGTAATCAGGACCAGAACCGTCAGCGTCAAAATCGCGGCAACCAGAATCGCGGTCATCAGAACCGTGATCAGGGCGGTGAAGCACGCAAGTCTGAAGGTGGTGCAGACCAGCAGGCGCGTAATGATCGCGGCGGCAAGCGCTTCGACAAGCAAAAGCGTCATGACGGCGAAGGCAAGCGCGAAGGCTCCAAGGGTGACTTCCGTGGTGGCAATCAGCGTCAGCCGAAGCGCGATCACGGCCATCAGGGCGGCAAGCGCGTCGAGCAGGAACGTCCTGTACGTATCGATCCCGATTCGCCTTTCGCCAAGCTTCTGGCTCTGAAAGAACAGATGAAGAAGTAA